The following are encoded in a window of Spea bombifrons isolate aSpeBom1 chromosome 2, aSpeBom1.2.pri, whole genome shotgun sequence genomic DNA:
- the MTFR1L gene encoding mitochondrial fission regulator 1-like: MASLDPATASDRGSQEMEEAEACGTPEGRRNGRRKRNKTIPVWENKPCGASRSLVRRIGSHLPLKPCPRACFEALPSASDLYFTNAPMVPTLADIKWIAADDDETYARVRSDTRPLKHKWRPSPLLVMQRNASVPNLKMKEDRMYCLKKPGVSLNRSADLQDELSFLRSQIARIVATDTASPCSTSNALPGNLELDPSFADFGPSFQSNTSFVISDITEEDELDVSEYSSASLVDSSISQQRHIEANVSDDDEDSLCLSKSNSFADMMGILKDIHKMKLNRDWSSRSQYLHKEDDPVNLISEVLKQKFALCDQGEVKKSI; this comes from the exons ATGGCTTCGCTGGACCCAGCGACTGCGTCGGATCGAGGCTCTCAGGAGATGGAAGAAGCTGAGGCCTGCGGGACCCCCGAGGGGCGGAGAAACGGGCGGAGGAAGAgaaacaag ACTATTCCAGTTTGGGAGAACAAGCCTTGTGGTGCTTCACGCAGTCTTGTGAGGAGAATTGGGTCTCATCTACCATTGAAGCCCTGCCCCAGAGCTTGCTTCGAG GCCTTGCCAAGCGCTTCAGATCTCTATTTTACTAATGCACCCATGGTCCCTACCCTCGCTGATATAAAGTGGATCGCTGCAGATGATGATGAAACATATGCAAGAGTCAG GAGTGACACAAGGCCACTGAAGCATAAATGGAGGCCAAGCCCACTTCTGGTGATGCAGAGAAACGCGTCTGTTCCCAAtttgaaaatgaaagaagatagaaTGTATTGTTTAAAGAAGCCTGGCGTGTCTCTAAACAGATCTGCAGATTTACAAGATGAACTGAGCTTTCTAAGGAGTCAGATTGCGAGAATTGTCGCTACAGACACAG CATCACCTTGCAGCACATCAAATGCTCTACCTGGGAATTTGGAACTTGATCCCTCCTTCGCTGACTTTGGCCCCTCTTTCCAGTCGAACACTTCCTTTGTTATTAGCGATATCACAGAAGAAGATGAATTAGATGTGTCCGAATACTCATCAGCTTCTCTTGTTGATTCTTCAATCAGTCAGCAGAGGCATATTGAGGCAAATGTGTCCGATGATGATGAGGACTCTCTCTGCCTTTCAAAGTCAAACAGTTTTGCAGACATGATGGGAATTTTGAAAGATATTCACAAGATGAAACTTAACAGAGACTG GTCCAGCAGAAGCCAATATTTACACAAAGAGGATGATCCAGTCAATCTTATATCTGAAGTTTTAAAGCAAAAGTTTGCACTCTGTGACCAAGGAGAGGTTAAAAAGagcatttaa